The Streptomyces sp. V4I8 genome includes the window CCTGCGCTCCAGGAAGGCGGCGACGCCCTCCGCGGTGTCGCCGCTTCCGCGCGCCTGCTCGGCCCAGTGATCGTCGCGGTCGGTGCGCCCGTCCGCGAACTCCTTCGCCGCGGCCTGCGTCAGCTGCGAGCGCGACACCAGGATCCGGGTGAACTCCGTGACCCGCTTGACCAGTTCGCCCTCGGGCAGCACCTCGTCCAGCAGGCCCGTACGCAGCGCGCGCCCGGCGTCGATCAATTCACCCGAGAACAGCAGGTACTTGGTGGTGGCCGGTCCCACCAGCGACGCCAACCGCCGTGTGGAGGAGGCCGGATACACGATCCCGAGCTTGGCCGGCGTCACCCCGAACAGCGACCCCTCCTCGGCGAACCGCAGATCACACGCCGCCGCCAGCTGCGACCCGCCGCCCACACAGTGCCCCCGGATCGCCGCCAGCGTCGGCTTGGGGAAGGCGGCCAGCGCCTCCTCGGCGGCCACGGCGAGCCCCTGCGCCTCCTGAGGCGACCCCTGGAGCGTGGAGATGTCGGCGCCCGCGCAGAACGTCCCGCCCTCGCCGGTCAGCACCAGCACCCGTACGGCCGGATCGGCGGCCAGCGTGCCGAGCAGCGGCGGCAGCGCCCGCCACATCGCGGCCGTCATCGCGTTGCGCTTGGCGGGGTGGTGGATGACGACGGTGGCGACCGAGTCGGTGACGCTGTGCAGCAGCTGGGGCTCCATGGGCCGGATGCTA containing:
- a CDS encoding enoyl-CoA hydratase/isomerase family protein → MEPQLLHSVTDSVATVVIHHPAKRNAMTAAMWRALPPLLGTLAADPAVRVLVLTGEGGTFCAGADISTLQGSPQEAQGLAVAAEEALAAFPKPTLAAIRGHCVGGGSQLAAACDLRFAEEGSLFGVTPAKLGIVYPASSTRRLASLVGPATTKYLLFSGELIDAGRALRTGLLDEVLPEGELVKRVTEFTRILVSRSQLTQAAAKEFADGRTDRDDHWAEQARGSGDTAEGVAAFLERRQPRFTWNVPTSG